The DNA window TTTTGGTGTTATGGACTGCGGACTACTTGTTTTTAATGTTCGATTTCTAGAAGTTGGAACCTAATTAGTCGATGGAATTCACAGAATCTGGTATCGTGATTGAGATGCAAAATCGTGTTTATTTCGTAAAGCAGATGGATCTGTTCATGGCTGCACTTTACTGTTCGATGTCTATAATCTGTGTAGCTAGATTTACCATTTATCACACAAGTTCAATCTAGTTGGTAGTACGGATCTGCAGTTTTGATTATAGTGGATTCGAATTTTTGTGCACTGTGAGTTTCATTTTGGTATTTGTACGTCTACAATTAAGAGTTTCATGTAGTATGTTGTCATGTTGATCTACTGTTCTGCACTTCTGCATGTTCAAAGTTTGAAGCTATCTCTAAGACATACTGTATTATGGTTCGTTATGCATTTCAACAGGCTTTTAACACTTCTATTACTGGgatgaatttcatcttaactgaGCAATGTATGAAGCATTGACGCATGTATTAATGAAATTTCACGTTTTTCAGGACTTATATTTTGCCTCTGCATCCAGGTTATTTAGAACTCTGTTTTCAGGACTGCACAATGTCTATGATAGCAGCAACTCTTCGTCGATCGTCTAGAGTAACTGGTAGTCGGAATATCATGGAGATATGTCTTGGACCTTGTGTATCTTCTGGTGCTTCTTCAAGGTGGTTCAGCAGCTGTACTAAGCACTCAAACACTTCCATACTTAACCAGATCAAGGCAGTTGATCGGTATTCTCCAGTTAATGGTATGTCAATGATCAGTAGGGTGCCTCTTTCAGCTCATATGGACACAAACTGGTTGTCTACTTCAAATCCCAGATTTAATGCACTGCCAGGATTCTTAGGTGCTTCAAGCATCTGCCGAGCATACTCCTCAGACACTGGGATTAAGGCAGAAGTTCCACAGAATACTGTCTCAAATGTACCTTCCACAGAAACCGTTGCGCTTGGAACATCTGATGGTGGTAGTTCTTGGATTGATATCTTCGACAATGCTCGCAAGTGTACTCTAGATGCTACCACTGATGCAGGCAAGAAAGTTAAGGAGCTGACTGATGCAATTACACCTCATGTACAACAGTTCTTTGATGCAAATCCAAACCTAGAAAAGGTTGTGGTTCCACTTGGCGGGACAATCTTTGGTACAATGATGGCTTGGTTTGTCATGCCTATCGTTTTAAGGAGGATTCACAAGTATTCGATACAGAGTCCTATATCAGCACTTTTGGGGAGCTCAACAAAGAATGATGTCTCGTATGAAACTAGCCTCTGGAGTGCATTGGAGGATCCTGCGAAATACCTTATCACATTTATGGCATTTTCAGAAATGTAAGGCTTCTTTTTACTTTTTCTGGCAGATTTTATCGTTGTTGTGGATGGGGTGCAACACACTCTAGATTGATGATATTTCTTCAATATTTGCAAGAGATATATCCATCTTCGTATTGTTGAAATGTTCATTGTTCTGATGTTTTCTCTTCCTCAGGGCTGGATTCACCGCACCAAGCATATCAGCTTATCTTCCACAGGCATGGAGGGGTGCAATTGTTCTCTCTTTTGTCTGGTTCCTTCATAGGTGGAAAACAAACTTCATCACTAAAATTGCTGCCTCAAGTATTGATCAAACCAGGTTGTCAGCATTTGATAAGATCTCGTCATTAGGACTGATTGCACTTGGAGTAATGGCTCTTGCAGAGGCTTGTGGTGTAGCTGCTCAGTCAATACTAACTGTTGGTGGTGTGGGAGGTAATGTTATATTCCCTtcagtcataaatatttgacgtttagATCAATATTAcattaatttgaaatttaataaGTTTATGATATCAGGATAGTACTTTTCAACTTTCAAGGAAAATTTTATCATTACATTCCTTTTGTCTTTGAACTAATCATATGATTTTTTatggtcaaaatttaaaaaattagaccAAATTTCATCCTAAACGTCTAATATTTATGATCAGAGGGAGTAACTGTTTTGAGTAATAACATGCTATACcacatttaaataaaaaatgtaacTATGGTTTCTTCCAGGGCTTATCACCTCGGAATACATGAACTGAAAAAGCTCAATACAGTAATACTATAATTATTTAGGGGGATAATTTGTAGCTCTTGAGTCTTGACTGCAGTAGATGAGACTTCTAACTAAACTGGAATTCTGGATTGTTCCTCCATAATGCAGGTGTTGCTACTGCCTTTGCTGCTCGGGATGTCCTTGGTAACATGCTCAGTGGGTTCTCCTTACAGTTTTCTAGTCCATTCAAAGCTGGAGAATACATAAAGGTGCCTTCTTATATATGTGGTCACTTTTTCTGTATATTCAGGGGGCTGTATGTATAAACTGTTCATTTGCTATTCATAGTATATGTTGATATGCAGGTGTTTGGCTTAGTTACTGCCTTTAGATTCTCAAGCAATTTTCCTAGTATTGCTTCAACCTACAAGGGATACATACTGTTGTTAGAGCTTgatgtaaagaaaaaaatatcggtTTTTACAGAGCTGAAGGATAGCAAATATTGAAGTGTCTAAACTGTGTGTTAGGAACAAGTTTCCAGGAAAGGGTTAAGTATTGTTTTAGAGGCTGTAAGAGggtataaaaaaattagatggACATGGGCGACAGTTTTGAGCATCACATGTATACTACATGCTTCCTAAGTTGCTATGATTATCACTAGAAATGTTTCTCGCGGTACTTGTGCTTTCAGCACTTGATAACACTAATGCTATAAACGTTTTCCCCCACCTTAATAAACTCTGGCCGACTTTCTGTTGCCAGCCCGGCGAAAAATAACACTAATGCAATGCATTTCTCCAAGGAATAAGCATGCGGTCCATTTTCAGTAATAAGGTGGGAGAATTTAGGAAGAATGACAGGTTCTGTTTTAAGTGACTGGGATCTTACCTTGTTTCTCTAAAAGAATATTGCATTTCAAATTGACAACTGTGGCTGGCCAAATACTGTTTTAATCTTTTGTAATTGTTGattttctataaattatacTTGTGGACTCCCAGCAACTGAAGGATTTTTGTTGTAGGCTGGGTCAATAGAAGGCAAGGTGATTGAAATAGGACTGACTTCTACAGAATTGATGAATCCAGAACAACTTCCTGTCACTGTACCCAACTCTCTGTTCTCCAGCCAGGTATCCTATGGCTTGCATTACTGGAAACCTTTTGAATCACATATTTGCATGTACATAGGAGTGACATGTAATATGCTTTTCTGAACCACCTTGACATTTCATTTTGTTTGTCCTATCCTTACTGTTTTGgtgtgcgcgcgcgcacgcacacacacaaaacGAATGTTTTCCAGGCAGTAACTATAGTAATGTCCTGTAATTTTATTGGAGATTGATTCTTCAAGGAACCTAGGCACTTTTTATATTTAGAAGTTTTATCATAGTATGATGCAATTTAACCTGAAAGCAGATTTCACTACTCTGGAGTAAATGATAAGCAAAATACCTAGGAGGCTAGGACAAGTGAAAACGAGATGAAATCTactagtaacattttcaatggtTTGCACTATGCACCGTGAACCATGgttcacaaatcacaatttGTAGATTCGTTAGCTGATACAGGGGTCTTTTACTGCCAGAGATCATCATCATTCGTTTTATCACTAAAATATGAAACTTATACCttgttcaaattttaaattttagtctcAGTTGGGAtggattaaaataaataatctttGGAGCATTTAAATCACTTGAAACTTGGAATGatgtttttctatttaaattttggaGGACAGAAAGCCCTCAATGCTTTGTTGTGTTAGTTAACTAAAATATTACTAAAAAGATGCTGATTGTTCTGTATTTCAAGAATAAGCCTGTGAGGATTTATTCAGCGAGTTTCCCTGCATTTCTGTTTTCTGGCCTTCTTGGTAGGGTTAGCAGAAGCGTACCCTGTATCCTGATATTACTAATAACTTGCAGGTGATAGTGAACAGATCACGAGCTAAATGGCGATCCAATGTGACAAAGATTCCTATTAGAATTGAGGATATTGAAAAGGTTCCTGCCATATCAGAGGAGATAAAAGTTATGTTAAGGTCCAACCCAAAGGTTGTCTTAGACTCAGAAGCACCAGCTCCTTATTGTTATCTTTCAAGATTGGAAAGTTCATATGGAGAGCTCACCATTGGATGCAACCTCACGAAAATGGTACATTAGCTCTGTTTGTTTTACAGTTATGATATGTCATGTATTTTGATAATCCATTTGTAGCTATATGTTACacattttgttgctttttgGCATGTTTTGGATAACAATGTGTCTTCAGCATAACTTTTGGTCTGTACTTACCAACATCACAGCGTCATGTTTGGTCCATCCAAATTGGTAGTCGTCTGTTGCTGTTCTAGAGATAGGGCTGCAATAAAATTGAGGTTACCTAAATGTGATAATTCCATCGGAATCAACACCTTTAGCATACCATAAATTGATGGTGTTCTTATTCTTACAGGATTTACGTCCATTGTGTAATGTTGAGTCCGTTCAACTTATGAGAACTTGTTTACTAAGTAGGAGAGCAGCCAAAATTACCTATCGCTGACTCTATGATTCGTCATAATTCTTTGTGTATTACAGACAAAGGATGAGTGGCTGTCTACAACACAAGGCATTCTTCTGGAGGCTGCTAAGATTATCAAGTTACATGGCGTTGAACTGGGAAGCACCACGCAGTGCTGCTGATTACGGTGCTTTTGGAAGTTCTAAGTAGGTAAGTGCAATTAATTTAGCTGTTGGGCCATGCAGATAATACTTTCCAAAACACAGTTCCGGCTGTTATAAGTTCACATCGAAACTGCTACTATGTTAAAAACACGTAGTTGTTCCCACTGTAGTTGTTCCACTTCTGTTCCCACATTACGTTCTTCCATTCCATTTGTCATTTAGCATCCGGCAGTTTCAAAACGAGTTTTTACATTTGAGTGCATATTTGTTCCCAAGTTTGCTTATTGTCATATCTTCTTTCTCTGTCTACTCCAGACTATTAGATGGTATTTGCATGTCAAGACATGTGTCATTTTCTTCGGTATGTTGATGCATGGGCTACCCTTAATAAGCTTATAACTAATAGTGTATTGTGGCAAACGGGGTTAGATGAAGATTTTCCCACTAAATGTGTAGATAAAATACGTTCCACTGCATATATTCAGCCATACTTTGTGAGAACCGCTACACCTGCTTAAAAAATTCTTACAAACAAAACTCCTACCCGTTACATCAGCGTTTGTATGAGTTTTGTAAGAGTAACCTTTCCTTGATATATTTGTTACAGTTTTGAGTATATCTTCAGTTTTGTAAATTTGCAGGTGAATTACGTTAGTCACACTCAACAGAAGTACATAGGTTGGTGGTTTTGGAACACTTCTAGTGCGAAGGCAAGGACGTCCTTTAGTCTTTTTGGTATCTTCAGATTTCAGACCCTCGACTCCATTGCTTTCTGTTAACCGCATTTTTTTTAGCTAAGGTCAATTTCCAACTCTCTTTAACTTTCCCTTCGCTTGATATATCATCCGCTAATAGCCTAACAGAGAGAAGCACTGCCAATGAGCCACGGTAAACATTTTGGTCCGCATGCTGATAATGTGAGCGGGTAGTTTACCCCTGTTTCAATGCATGCATCTCTCGTATCCGTATCCATACCATGCTCGTATGCTAGAGTCTGCCCCACCATTTGGCCCCACTGGCCTAAGCACCAATATTACAGTATCCCGTTTCTCCTTGGAACTCTAAAATGCAGGAGCCTATACGTGTGTGCCGGTcttcttgtttttgttttgcacACATCAATAGGTATGGTGACATTGTCCCAATAAGTGTGTCGGGACGTAGGACACGTCGCCGGTGGAAGCAGGATCTTACAGCAAAGACGAGCACAAGCGACGTCGGTGATCCTGCTTTCATGTGCGCACAACGGTACAACACTCCTAATATTCGCACTAtccatgttaaaaaaaaacactagatAGGCAAAGCCTTTGCTTTCATGTCTATGTTTAGGTTAGAATCTTGCCTAAAAAAGTGTTTCGGTTAGAACGGAAGTTCCAAGTGATCGCAGttggatatgcatttttttctcttgccATGTGCATGCTGGGAAATGTTGGCAAATGTTTTGTGTCTGAAAGCATGGGAGTAGCTGCTTTGCCATTTGCTTGGACAGTGAGTCTGTCATGACACTGACCTGAGCGCGGGGAGCAGATCGTTGCGCCGCGGCGTGTGACGATGCCACCAGTTATACACTCCTAATCAACCAACCATTTATTGTCTGTGACTAGAGCAATCAATGAACATCAACGGCACCCCAGTTATGAGTTGTAGTACACCGAGAGCAAGGGACCGGTGAATCCGGTCGTCGTTTTTGCCAGAAAACAAAGGAACGCCGCACGC is part of the Oryza glaberrima chromosome 4, OglaRS2, whole genome shotgun sequence genome and encodes:
- the LOC127770373 gene encoding mechanosensitive ion channel protein 1, mitochondrial-like translates to MSMIAATLRRSSRVTGSRNIMEICLGPCVSSGASSRWFSSCTKHSNTSILNQIKAVDRYSPVNGMSMISRVPLSAHMDTNWLSTSNPRFNALPGFLGASSICRAYSSDTGIKAEVPQNTVSNVPSTETVALGTSDGGSSWIDIFDNARKCTLDATTDAGKKVKELTDAITPHVQQFFDANPNLEKVVVPLGGTIFGTMMAWFVMPIVLRRIHKYSIQSPISALLGSSTKNDVSYETSLWSALEDPAKYLITFMAFSEMAGFTAPSISAYLPQAWRGAIVLSFVWFLHRWKTNFITKIAASSIDQTRLSAFDKISSLGLIALGVMALAEACGVAAQSILTVGGVGGVATAFAARDVLGNMLSGFSLQFSSPFKAGEYIKAGSIEGKVIEIGLTSTELMNPEQLPVTVPNSLFSSQVIVNRSRAKWRSNVTKIPIRIEDIEKVPAISEEIKVMLRSNPKVVLDSEAPAPYCYLSRLESSYGELTIGCNLTKMTKDEWLSTTQGILLEAAKIIKLHGVELGSTTQCC